ATGCCGGCATCGATGTCGGCCGAACCAAATTCATCGTCTTCTGCATTTCCGGCATGATCGGCGGGCTCGCCGGTTATCTCTGGATTTCTCGTTATGTCATCGCCTCGGTCGAGGTCGCCAACGGCTATGAACTCAACATCATCGCCGCCTGCGTCATCGGCGGCATTTCGATTGCCGGCGGCATCGGCTCGGTCGGGGGCGCGGTGTTAGGGGCGCTGTTCCTCGGCATCATTTCCAACGCGCTGCCCGTCATCAACATCTCGCCCTTCTGGCAGATGGCGATTTCAGGCAGCGCCATCATCCTGGCCGTCGTGCTCAACGCGCGTGGCGAACGTCAGCAGGGGCGGATTATCCTGAGGAAAGCGGAAGCGGCATGACCGACACCCCCGCCCCGCGCCACATTCCCGACCGGCTCGACAAGCCGCTCTCCTCGGCGATCTTTTCCTGGGAGGCGCTGCTGGTCGTCGTGGCGGTCGCCATCTTCGCCATCAACAGTTTCGCCTCGCCCTATTTCCTCGACGCCTACTCCCTGTCGGATCTGACTTTCAATTTCACCGAGAAAGGCCTGATCGCCTTCGCGATGGCGCTGCTGATCATTTCGGGCGAGATCGACCTGTCGGTCGCCGCCATCATCGCGCTCGCCTCGACCATGATGGGCATGGCGGTGCAGGCCGGCGCCGACACGCCGGTGCTGGTGGCTATCGGCATCGTCGTCGGGCTCGGTTGCGGCGCCTTCAACGGGCTCCTGGTGACAAGGCTCGGCCTGCCCTCCATCGTCGTCACCATCGGCACGATGAGCCTGTTTCGCGGCATCGCCTTCATCATCCTGGGCGATCAGGCCTACAAAGGCTATCCCGAGAGTTTTGCTTTCTTGGGCCAGGGTTACGTCTGGTGGGTGGTGTCGTTCGAACTGGTGCTCTTCCTCATCGCGGCCGTCGCCTACTGGTTCCTGCTGCATCGCACCAGTTTCGGCCGCCGTGTCTTTGCCACCGGCAACAATCCGGTCGCGGCACAGTTTTCCGGCGTTCGCGTCGGCCGCATCAAATTCATCCTGTTTTGCCTGACAGGGCTGATGGCCGGCATCGCCTCGGTGCTGATCACCTCGCGGCTCGGCTCGACGCGACCGTCCATCGCGCAGGGTTACGAGCTTGAGGTCATCACCATGGTGGTGCTGGGCGGCGTCAGCATTCTGGGCGGCTCCGGCAGCATTGTTGGCGTCGTGCTCGCCGCCTTTATCATGGGGCTGGTGACCTTCGGCCTCGGCCTGCTCAACGTGCCCGGCATCGTCATGTCGATCTTCATCGGCCTGCTCTTGATCTTCGTCATCGCGCTGCCGATCATCTGGCGACGGCTGCGTGGTAACAGCTGATGCCCGAGAAATACGCCTTCAAGATGCAGCTCAAACCCGGCATGAAAGCCGAGTACAAAAAGCGCCACGATGAGATCTGGCCGTCGCTGGTGGCGCTGCTGAGACAGGCCGGCGTCTCCGATTATTCGATCCATCTCGATGAAGACACCAACATCCTGTTCGGCGTGCTGTGGCGGCGGGACGACCATAGCATGGCCGACCTGCCGAAGCATCCGGTGATGCAGCGCTGGTGGGCGCACATGGCCGACATCATGGAGACCAGGCCGGACAACCAACCGGTGGCCATCCCCCTGGAAACAATGTTCCATATGGCATGAGTGCGCTGCGCCACATCGCCGTCATCGACATCGGCAAGACCAACGCCAAGGTGGCGCTGGTCGATCTCGTCACGCTGAGCGAGGTGGGGTTGCGCCGCATGGCGAACGCGCCGCTGCGACAAGCGCCCTATCCGCATCACGATGTCGAGGCGCTGTGGACGTTTATCCTCAACAGCCTTGCCAGCCTCGACCGCGAACAGCGTATCGACGCGATTTCGATCACCACGCATGGTGCGACCGGCGTGCTGGTCGACGCCTCGGGCGAGCTGGTGCTGCCGGTGCTTGACTACGAGTTCGACGGCCCCGACCGGCTGGCGGCGGAGTATGACGCTGTCCGAGCGCCCTTCGCCAAAACCGGTACGCCGCGCCTGCCGGTCGGCCTCAATCTCGGTGCGCAATTCTTCTGGCTTGAGAAGCGTTTCCCCACCGAATTCGCCAAGGCCGCCGCGATGCTGATGTATCCGCAATACTGGGCGCTGCGCCTGACCGGCGTTGCCGCCAACGAGGTGACCTCGCTCGGCTGCCACACCGATCTGTGGAGCCCTTGGGAGGCGGACTTTTCCTCGATGGTCGACAGGCTGGATTGGCGCAGGCTGATGGCATCGGTGCGGCCGGCCAGGGACCAGCTCGGCCCGATCCTGCCGGCGCTTGCCGCGCGCACCGGGCTCGATCCGCAGACCCCGGTTTTCTGCGGACTGCACGATTCCAACGCCTCCCTATTGCCGCATCTTCTGTCCGACGATCCGCCCTTCTCGGTCGTCTCGACCGGCACCTGGGTGGTATCGATGGCGGTCGGCGGCAGAGAGATTGCGCTCGATGCTGCGCGCGACACGCTGGTCAATGTCAGCGCGCTGGGCGACCCCGTGCCCTCGGCGCGTTTCATGGGTGGCCGTGAGTTTTCCCAGCTGACCAAGGACAAGCCGCAGGACTGCAGCGGCAGCGAGGTGCTGGCCGTTCTGACAAAAAAGATGCTGCTTTTGCCTTCTACCCAGCAGGGATCAGGACCGTTCCCGCACCATGCCGCGGCATGGCTTGGTGCCGAGGGCATCAGCAAAGGCGAGCGGTTCGCCGCCATCTCCTTCTATCTGGCGCTGATGACGGCGACCTGCCTTGAGCTGATCGGCGCCGACGGCCCGACCACCGTGGAAGGACCGTTTGCCCGCAACCGCCTCTTTGTCGGCATGCTGGCGGCAGCGACCGCGCGAATCGTCATCGCCTCCGAGGCCGCCACCGGCACCAGCATCGGCGCGGCGCTGCTGGCAACGGATCAGTCCGTGCCACACGGCAAGGGCGAGAGAACTGAACCGCAGACCGACCCGGTCTGGGCGGCCTATGTCACCGCGTGGCGCGCGGCAGTCGAGGCGCAAGGCTGATCACAAAATCCGCTTGCCAAAGGCCGACATGACGAAGTTGATGGCGTCGGCGCCGATCCGCGGCTCCAGACCGGCGGTCAGTCCGGAAACGTCCATCGACAGCAGACCGCCGGACAGCGCGATCGCCTCCATCGCCTGATGCGTCTCGCGCACCGTCAGCCCGCCGGAGCCCGCAGCCCAGCCGGCGAATTCGGTCGCCGTCGGCGAATAGCTGAGATGGAAGCCTTGCGTGCCCGAGGTGGCGATGCGGATCGCCTCGTGCATGAGGTCGCGCATGCCCATGGCGTCGATGTCGGTCATGGTGAAGGCCGAGACACGCGAATCCTTGAGCACCCTTGCCTCCGCCGGATCGGCATGGCGCAGGCCGACGATGACGACATTTTCCGGCGACAGCTGCGGCTGCAGTGCGCAGGGCTTGTGATCGAGACCGAGCGCGCGGGCCAGCACCGAGACTTCAGGCATGTCTTTGGCCTCCTCGTCCTCGGGCATCAGGGCGGCGATGGAATCGATCCAGATCAGGCCGAAGGAATGCGTCGCGCGCGCCGTTGCGGTCAGCGCCTTGTGGGCGATACGGCGATCGGCGCCGGCAGCGAGCCGGATCAAGCCCGAGGGCGGCCGCTCGACGTCGGCGAGTTCGACCACGTCGAAATTCATCGCCTCCAGACGCGCGCCGGTTCCCTCGCGGGCGATAATCCCGCCGGCTTCCGGTTCGGCCGAGATCGACACCATCTTGCGGCCGGAGAAATCCGCGACGTCGTGCATCGGCGCCTTCTCGACATATTCCGAGGTCATCGCCAGAAGCATGGCGCCATAATTCATGCGGAAGGCGACACGGTCGCCGACGGTAGGTCGCGGATCGGCATCCTGCACATCGAGCAGCAGATGGTCGCTGGAAGCGCCGAGCACCCTCACCCCCTTGGCGATCGGCGTCAGCCCTTCGACCAGCACGTCCTCGCGGCCTATATTGGCGATGGCGCGCAGCCGGTCGCCCTCGTCGGCGAAGACCGGCTGGTTGCCGAAGGCGTCGTAGCCGGATGTGCCGATCGGCCGCGAAGGCTTGAGTTTGACCTCGATGATGTCGCTGGTCAGCCGGCAGGCATCGGG
This region of Mesorhizobium sp. C432A genomic DNA includes:
- the rhaM gene encoding L-rhamnose mutarotase, producing the protein MPEKYAFKMQLKPGMKAEYKKRHDEIWPSLVALLRQAGVSDYSIHLDEDTNILFGVLWRRDDHSMADLPKHPVMQRWWAHMADIMETRPDNQPVAIPLETMFHMA
- a CDS encoding FGGY-family carbohydrate kinase gives rise to the protein MSALRHIAVIDIGKTNAKVALVDLVTLSEVGLRRMANAPLRQAPYPHHDVEALWTFILNSLASLDREQRIDAISITTHGATGVLVDASGELVLPVLDYEFDGPDRLAAEYDAVRAPFAKTGTPRLPVGLNLGAQFFWLEKRFPTEFAKAAAMLMYPQYWALRLTGVAANEVTSLGCHTDLWSPWEADFSSMVDRLDWRRLMASVRPARDQLGPILPALAARTGLDPQTPVFCGLHDSNASLLPHLLSDDPPFSVVSTGTWVVSMAVGGREIALDAARDTLVNVSALGDPVPSARFMGGREFSQLTKDKPQDCSGSEVLAVLTKKMLLLPSTQQGSGPFPHHAAAWLGAEGISKGERFAAISFYLALMTATCLELIGADGPTTVEGPFARNRLFVGMLAAATARIVIASEAATGTSIGAALLATDQSVPHGKGERTEPQTDPVWAAYVTAWRAAVEAQG
- a CDS encoding ABC transporter permease yields the protein MTDTPAPRHIPDRLDKPLSSAIFSWEALLVVVAVAIFAINSFASPYFLDAYSLSDLTFNFTEKGLIAFAMALLIISGEIDLSVAAIIALASTMMGMAVQAGADTPVLVAIGIVVGLGCGAFNGLLVTRLGLPSIVVTIGTMSLFRGIAFIILGDQAYKGYPESFAFLGQGYVWWVVSFELVLFLIAAVAYWFLLHRTSFGRRVFATGNNPVAAQFSGVRVGRIKFILFCLTGLMAGIASVLITSRLGSTRPSIAQGYELEVITMVVLGGVSILGGSGSIVGVVLAAFIMGLVTFGLGLLNVPGIVMSIFIGLLLIFVIALPIIWRRLRGNS
- a CDS encoding alanine racemase, which translates into the protein MSGPQVAIDLGRIERNARTIVERCALSGIKVFGVTKGTCGMPQVARAMLRGGVAGIAESRFENIRRLRDSGINAPVMLLRSPPMARVEEVVRTVDISLQSELTTIREISRIAERMGRVHDIMLMIDLGDLREGIWPSDLIPTVEQILEFKGVRIAGIGTNLGCFGAIMPTPENLGQLVAHAYKTERLSGKSLDFISGGASSSLTLLLEGKLPPGINNLRVGEAILQGGVETFRDVPWPELEPDACRLTSDIIEVKLKPSRPIGTSGYDAFGNQPVFADEGDRLRAIANIGREDVLVEGLTPIAKGVRVLGASSDHLLLDVQDADPRPTVGDRVAFRMNYGAMLLAMTSEYVEKAPMHDVADFSGRKMVSISAEPEAGGIIAREGTGARLEAMNFDVVELADVERPPSGLIRLAAGADRRIAHKALTATARATHSFGLIWIDSIAALMPEDEEAKDMPEVSVLARALGLDHKPCALQPQLSPENVVIVGLRHADPAEARVLKDSRVSAFTMTDIDAMGMRDLMHEAIRIATSGTQGFHLSYSPTATEFAGWAAGSGGLTVRETHQAMEAIALSGGLLSMDVSGLTAGLEPRIGADAINFVMSAFGKRIL